One stretch of Pelmatolapia mariae isolate MD_Pm_ZW linkage group LG3_W, Pm_UMD_F_2, whole genome shotgun sequence DNA includes these proteins:
- the LOC134646722 gene encoding E3 ubiquitin-protein ligase TRIM39-like gives MSTASNLRSEDQFLCSICLDVFTDPVTTSCGHNFCKNCISQHWDMNVMYQCPMCKETFCTRPQLRVNTFISEMVAQFRREAQQKASSSSSEQQAAKPGEVPCDICTGTRLTAVKSCLVCLTSYCQTHLEPHLTKEGLKRHQLIEAVKNLEGRMCTKHDKPLELFCKTDQTCVCVFCPVLDHKNHEFVPLREEYEGKKAELEKTEAEIQQMIQKRRLKIQEIKESVKMSKDAADRQKAEGVQVFTALKESVERRLKELIKEIEDKQETTEKQAEGLIKDLEQEISELMKRSSEVEQLSRSEDHLHLLQSFSSLKAALPTKDWTEVRVRPPSYEGTVVRAVAQLEETIRKLMKKKLFEAELKRVQQHEVDVTLDPDTAHPNLILSDDGKQVYDSDVKKNLPDNPERFSYYGIVLGEQSFSSGRFYFEVQVKGKTKWDIGVASESINRKGQITLSPQDGFWTVALRNGNEYKVLAGPTVPLCLHPGPEKVGVFVDYEEGLVSFYDVGAAALIYSFIGCSFTHKLHPFFNPCLNDGGKNSAPLVICPVNQTELIND, from the coding sequence ATGTCTACTGCCAGCAATCTGCGATCTGAAGATCAGTTTCTGTGCTCCATCTGTCTGGATGTGTTCACTGATCCAGTCACTACATCATGTGGACACAACttctgcaaaaactgcatatcTCAGCACTGGGACATGAATGTCATGTATCAGTGTCCCATGTGTAAAGAGACTTTCTGCACTAGACCTCAGCTGAGGGTCAACACCTTCATCTCTGAGATGGTTGCTCAGTTCAGACGTGAAGctcagcagaaagccagcagcagcagctcagagcaacAAGCTGCCAAACCAGGAGAAGTTCCCTGTGACATCTGCACTGGAACCAGACTGACAGCCGTGAAGTCCTGCCTGGTGTGTCTGACCTCCTACTGTCAGACTCACCTGGAGCCTCATCTGACAAAGGAAGGTctgaaaagacatcagctgattgAGGCTGTGAAGAACCTGGAAGGAAGGATGTGTACGAAGCATGATAAACCGCTGGAGCTGTTCTGTAAGACCGACCagacatgtgtctgtgtgttttgccCTGTTTTAGATCACAAAAACCACGAGTTTGTTCCTCTGAGAGAAGAATATGAAGGAAAGaaggcagagctggagaagacAGAGGCTGAGATTCAGCAGATGATCCAGAAGAGACGACTGAAGATTCAGGAGATCAAAGAGTCGGTGAAGATGAGTAAAgatgctgcagacagacagaaagcagaaggtgTTCAGGTCTTCACTGCTCTGAAGGAGTCTGTTGAGAGACGCCTGAAGGAGCTCATAAAGGAGAtcgaagacaaacaggaaacaacagagaaacaggctgaaggtctcatcaaagatctggaacaggaaatctctgagctgatgaagagaagctctgaggtggagcagctctcacgctctgaagaccacctccacctcctccaaagcTTCTCTTCCCTGAAAGCTGCTCTACCCACCAAGGACTGGACAGAGGTCAGAGTCCGTCCACCATCATATGAGGGGACTGTGGTGAGAGCTGTAGCTCAGCTGGAGGAGACAATCAGGAAACtcatgaagaagaagctgtttgaGGCTGAGCTGAAGAGGGTCCAGCAGCATGAGGTGGATGTGACTCTGGATCCTGATACAGCACATCCTAATCTCATCCTGTCTGATGATGGAAAACAAGTGTATGATAGTGATGTGAAGAAGAATCTTCCAGACAACCCAGAGAGATTTTCTTACTATGGTATTGTTTTAGGAGAGCAGAGTTTCTCATCAGGCAGATTTTACTTTGAGGTTCAGGTTAAAGGAAAGACTAAATGGGATATAGGAGTGGCCTCAGAGTCGATCAACAGGAAGGGACAAATCACACTGAGTCCTCAGGATGGTTTCTGGACTGTAGCGCTGAGAAATGGAAATGAGTACAAAGTTCTTGCGGGCCCTACAGTCCCCCTCTGTCTTCATCCGGGTCCTGAGAAGGTGGGGGTGTTTGTGGATTATGAGGAGGGTCTGGTCTCCTTTTATGATGTaggtgctgcagctctgatctaCTCCTTTATTGGCTGCTCCTTCACTCACAAACTCCACCCATTCTTCAATCCCTGTCTGAATGATGGTGGTAAAAACTCTGCCCCTCTGGTCATCTGTCCTGTCAACCAAACTGAGTTGATCAACGACTGA